The bacterium HR11 DNA window TTTTCAAGCTTTGGCAGATAGGCAGTTCGGCAGATGGGCAGATGGTCCCAAAAGCCCTGGGGCTGATCCTTGCCCACCCGGCTTCTATCTGCCTATCTGCCGACCTGCCCATCTGCCGGATGCTTGAAAAACCGTGCTTCCCGGGCGTTGGAAAAGATTGTCCCGACGCCATTCTCACGAACCGAACGGCTCTGTTATGCCGTCGAGCCGGCCGCCGAGGCGATGTAGGCGACGGCGGCGACCTCGATGTCGGCGCCCCGCGGGAGGTCGGCGACGGCGACGGTCGCCCGGGCCGGCGGATGGGCACCCACGTAACGGGCGTACACCTGGTTCACGCGGGGGAACAGGCTCATGTCCTTGAGATAGATCGTCACCTGGACGAGGTCCTCCAGCGTCCCGCCGGCCGCCTCGACGACGGCCCGCAGGTTTTCCATGACCCGTTCGGTCTGTTCCTCGATGGAGCCGCCGACAAACTGTTGCGTGGCCGGGTCGATGGCGATCTGACCCGAGAGGAACAGCCAGGGTCCGACCTGAATGGCCTGGCTGTAAGGCCCGACGGGGGCGGGCGCCTTATCCGTGTAAATGACCTTTTTCCGCGCCATGGGGATCTCCAGGGCGGCCGTTCGGAAATTCGGGAATCCGGGAATCCGGCAGTTCGGGAATTCGGGAGTCCGGCCGAGGGTCCCAAAAGCCCTGGGGCCGCGCCTGGCCCATCCAGGGCGCCATCGGCCTATCGGCCGACCGGTCCATCGGCCCAAGACCGTCGCTCGTCACTCCGTCACTTTGAAAGACCGTGCTCCCTGGGCGGTGGGAAAGGCCGTCCGGACGCCATTCTCACGAACCGACCGGTTCTGCTATTAACAGGCGATCTCATAAATCCGACCACAGACCCCGGACCATAGACCGGCTTGGGCCCCGGGGTCTATGGTCCATGGTCTGGGGTCGGATATCGAAGGTCCGATCCCGTCCCGTCGGATTTATGAGACTGGTTCTACCCACCGGCCCACCGGCCCATCTGCCCATCTGCCCATCTACCCACCTGCCCACCTGCCCACCGGCCCATATCTGCCCACCTGCCCACCGGCCGAACTGCCGAGCTCCCGAACTCCCGAACGGCCGAATTCATGCCTGCTCATCCCGGTAGCGGCATATCTGGTCAAACTGACACAGCCGGCACGGCGGACCGGGCCGGACCTCAAACCGGCCGGCCGAGAGGCCCCGTACGACGGCCGCCACGAGGGCCTCGACGTCCCGGGCCAGGCGGGCCGCCGCATCCGGTGTGAGCTGCCACCGGTCGACATTGGCTCGGATCCAGTTTAGGAGGGTCCGGGCCGGACCGGCGGCCGGGAGCCAGACGAGACGGGCCGTGATGGGGAACGGCTCATGGTTCATCGCTGATAGCTCATGGCTATGAGCCAACAGCCAGACGTAGAAGGCCAACTGGAAGAGGTATTCATAGCCCTGCTCGCCACTACGCTGGTGTAAGGTATCTTCCGACCACCGGGCGTTCAGGGCGAGGTCATGGAATTTCCGGCTCCACTTGTAGTCAGCGACCTCGACGAAGGGACCGGAGACGGGAGACGGGGGACCGGCGCCTCGGTCTTCTGTCGTCGGTCCCTGGTCATTCATGACGGAGCGGACCCGGTCCATGCGGCCCTTGATACGGACGGGATGGGGCACATCGGGCAGGTCCCACGGGAACTCGACGGTATGCTCGAGCCAGACCCTGGCATCCGAGGCAAGCCATTCTTCGATTTCGGATTCGATGAAGGCCAGGAGGCTCGCCCGGATATACGACCGGCGCCATTCCCAGAATCGGGGCAGTCCGACGGGCTGGGTCTGGCGCCAGGCCCGTTCAAAGCGTTCGAACCACTCATGGAGGAGGTTCATCAACGCTTTCGGGGTCGTCGGCCGACGCCGGAGGACTTCCCGGAAGGCGTGCTGGAGGAATCGGTGGACGAAGGTCCCCTCGGCGGCCGGGGCCGGCTGGAATTGGATATAGGGGAACGGCGGCTCGTCCAACTGGAAGAACTGCTTCCAGAGGGTCCGGCTCGGACAGCGCAGGTACTCGATGCAGAGGCTCGGGCTGACGCCGCGTTCGGTCAGCCAAGCTGTCACGTAGGGACTGGGCGTCTCGACCCGGCCCGGCGGCCGGGCCGGACGGGGCGGCGGCGGTTCGTACCAGGTCTGAAAGTCGATGGGGTGGACCATCGTCCAAGCCCGTTGGCGGACCCACTCGTCCAGGCGGAGACGAGGACTGCGAAGGACCCGCCGTTCTTCAAGGGGGAGGACGGGCCGGAGCAGGCGTTCCAGGTCGTTCAGGAACTGGGAGCGCAGGCGGGGCTGGCCGTTCTCGCGGGTCCGGGCCCAGGACAGTTCCAGGCCCCTTCGGGCCGATTGGACGAGGCCGTAAAAGAGGGCCCGGTCTTCGTGATATTGCTCCTGGGGGAGCGACAGCCAGGGGTTTACACTCCGGAGGCTCCGTCGGAGGTCCTCGGGGAGGAAGGGGTCTTCCTGGATCTTCTGGGGGAATTGGCCCTCCTCGAGGCCCAGGGCCAAGACCCACTGGAAGGAAAGGCCCCGCAAGGCCAGGGCGTCTAAGACCCACACGCCGTCGGGCCGAAACGGTGGGAGGGGTCGGGCGGTCCGGGCCAGGACGTGAGCCAGGGCTCGGTAGAACCGGTCGGCGGGGATCTGAAGGACCTCGGTCGCCGGCCCATCGACCGCATCGACCGACAGGGCCTGGTCCAGGCCGGCCAGGTCCTGGAGATACCGCCGGAACCGTTCCCACAGTCGGTGGCCTTCCTCATCCGCCCGGATGGCCTCCTGGTGTGTCCAGGTCTCCAAAAAAGCCAGGAACCACTCGGCGTACGCCCGCCAGGTCGCCCGCCGGGGGACCCGGCTCACGACGTCGAAAAACTGCTGAATGGCCCGTCGGAGCCGCTCACACTGTTCGACGGTCATCCGGACACCGTGGAACGTCGGGGGGTACAGGCCGGGTTCTTCCTCACCGGTCGGTCGGGCTTCGACGGCCCACGGGGGCGGCTCCCGGAAGGCCCGCCAGAGGGTTTCCCAGTCAGCCGGTCCGCGCGTGATGCCCCATCGTTCGGCCAGGGCTTGCCACAGGGCGACCTCCCGGGGGTCGTCGACGCCGAGGCGGTCCAGTCGAAACAGGGGGTGCCGGAGGACGCCAAAGAGGTGGACCCGGAACCAGCCGGACCGGAAGCCGTCGACGAGGTTCTGAAGCCATTGGACGACCGGATGGGACCGGGCCGGTAGGGTTCGGACGATGTTGAAGGGCACGTGGAACCGTTCCAGGACGTCCAGCAGGACGGGGACCTCTTCGTTCCAGGACCGGACGACGACGGCGACCTCCGACGGGGGCACGCCCTGTCGGAGATGGTGTAAGACCCGACCCGCCACGTGTTCTATCTCGTGGAGGCGGTCGCTACAGCTCCAGAGATACACGTACAGGGGCTCCCGCAGGACCGACGGGGTCGCGGGCGTCAAGGCAAGGCCCGCTCCGCTCGGAGTCCATTCCTTCTCCGTCCCGGCGGGCCGCAGAAGGGGCGTCGAGACGCTCCCCTCGACTTCGTCTGCAAACAGACGGGCCGTCCGGAACCGCAGGTGCGTGTCGGGTCGAGGCGGGAGGGGCACGACCGTCCGAGCCCGACCATAGAAGGTCGCCTCAAAGGCCGGTCGGACATACTCGAAGGCCGGATGAAAGGCCCATCCGCCCGACCGGGGGACGAGTGGGACGGCGAAGAAGAGCGTGACCCTCGCGTGGGCCGCCATCGCCTCGACAAGTCGACTGCTGAGGCCGGTAAACGAGAAAAAGCCGTAAAAGGCGATACAGTCCGGCAAGCCGAGTCGGTCCCGAGCCCGGTCGGTGTCCATCTCCGTCAAGACCTGCAGGGCCATCTGAACCCCGTCGATGGGGTCCTGCCAACCGACCCGGG harbors:
- the yabJ gene encoding 2-iminobutanoate/2-iminopropanoate deaminase, whose product is MARKKVIYTDKAPAPVGPYSQAIQVGPWLFLSGQIAIDPATQQFVGGSIEEQTERVMENLRAVVEAAGGTLEDLVQVTIYLKDMSLFPRVNQVYARYVGAHPPARATVAVADLPRGADIEVAAVAYIASAAGSTA
- the addB gene encoding ATP-dependent helicase/deoxyribonuclease subunit B, giving the protein MALETVYVGGFYPELEERLLAWLREQRAAPDGRWRPLWVVVPSASLQLYLKQQAVRRLTDAERLGLQVLSLPQLYRLLTERLAGFRPDPGEGVRAFLIEQILQGTARAGGPFRLFHRLAESYTVGAPILQAIQELKEAGFSLEEVTAWQSDPELVSDPITQTRLQDLCHVWSLYEQALARVGWQDPIDGVQMALQVLTEMDTDRARDRLGLPDCIAFYGFFSFTGLSSRLVEAMAAHARVTLFFAVPLVPRSGGWAFHPAFEYVRPAFEATFYGRARTVVPLPPRPDTHLRFRTARLFADEVEGSVSTPLLRPAGTEKEWTPSGAGLALTPATPSVLREPLYVYLWSCSDRLHEIEHVAGRVLHHLRQGVPPSEVAVVVRSWNEEVPVLLDVLERFHVPFNIVRTLPARSHPVVQWLQNLVDGFRSGWFRVHLFGVLRHPLFRLDRLGVDDPREVALWQALAERWGITRGPADWETLWRAFREPPPWAVEARPTGEEEPGLYPPTFHGVRMTVEQCERLRRAIQQFFDVVSRVPRRATWRAYAEWFLAFLETWTHQEAIRADEEGHRLWERFRRYLQDLAGLDQALSVDAVDGPATEVLQIPADRFYRALAHVLARTARPLPPFRPDGVWVLDALALRGLSFQWVLALGLEEGQFPQKIQEDPFLPEDLRRSLRSVNPWLSLPQEQYHEDRALFYGLVQSARRGLELSWARTRENGQPRLRSQFLNDLERLLRPVLPLEERRVLRSPRLRLDEWVRQRAWTMVHPIDFQTWYEPPPPRPARPPGRVETPSPYVTAWLTERGVSPSLCIEYLRCPSRTLWKQFFQLDEPPFPYIQFQPAPAAEGTFVHRFLQHAFREVLRRRPTTPKALMNLLHEWFERFERAWRQTQPVGLPRFWEWRRSYIRASLLAFIESEIEEWLASDARVWLEHTVEFPWDLPDVPHPVRIKGRMDRVRSVMNDQGPTTEDRGAGPPSPVSGPFVEVADYKWSRKFHDLALNARWSEDTLHQRSGEQGYEYLFQLAFYVWLLAHSHELSAMNHEPFPITARLVWLPAAGPARTLLNWIRANVDRWQLTPDAAARLARDVEALVAAVVRGLSAGRFEVRPGPPCRLCQFDQICRYRDEQA